A genomic window from Natrinema sp. HArc-T2 includes:
- a CDS encoding phosphatase PAP2 family protein — translation MLAEVLTQLALVISILVPVSVVVFIGRERLARTRSEWRSRLRTAAPVIAVLLCVLLINRVARQTAPELSRQIGFHLSGAFYDLEGELILIFQSIQTPETTAYFSAIYVYGYTFLLIFPVIAYFTLSDTRIFRRLLTAYALNYSIGLLLYIFVIAYGPRNMMPAEFAGRMLYETNPQYQWLTSEVNASTNVFPSLHTSMSATVAAFAWKTRSEFPKWHLIAVVLAVSVAISTMYLGIHWGIDVAAGTMLAAACVDLSDRLVDRWSVAELSEQFADRLPWPQKQE, via the coding sequence ATGCTCGCTGAGGTGTTGACGCAGCTCGCTCTCGTCATCTCGATACTGGTGCCGGTGTCAGTCGTCGTTTTCATCGGCCGTGAGCGCCTCGCTCGGACGCGCTCGGAGTGGCGAAGCCGACTCAGGACTGCCGCCCCGGTGATCGCCGTGTTACTCTGTGTGTTACTGATCAACCGGGTCGCCAGACAGACCGCGCCTGAGCTGTCGCGACAGATCGGGTTCCATCTCTCTGGGGCGTTTTACGACCTCGAGGGAGAGTTAATCCTGATCTTTCAGTCGATCCAGACACCGGAGACGACGGCGTATTTCTCGGCTATTTACGTCTACGGCTACACGTTTCTGCTGATATTCCCGGTTATCGCATACTTTACGCTCTCCGATACTCGGATCTTCCGCCGGCTGCTGACGGCCTACGCGCTCAACTACTCGATCGGTCTTCTCCTCTATATCTTCGTGATCGCGTACGGCCCCCGGAACATGATGCCCGCCGAATTCGCTGGTCGAATGCTGTATGAAACTAATCCACAATATCAGTGGCTCACAAGCGAGGTCAATGCTAGCACCAATGTCTTCCCATCGCTTCACACCTCGATGTCGGCGACCGTCGCGGCGTTCGCATGGAAGACGCGGTCGGAATTCCCGAAGTGGCACCTCATCGCGGTCGTACTGGCGGTAAGCGTCGCGATTTCGACGATGTATCTCGGCATCCACTGGGGAATCGACGTCGCTGCAGGCACGATGCTCGCAGCGGCCTGTGTCGACCTCTCGGATCGACTCGTCGACCGCTGGTCGGTCGCGGAGCTTTCAGAGCAGTTCGCCGATCGGCTGCCCTGGCCCCAAAAACAGGAGTAA
- a CDS encoding ABC transporter substrate-binding protein, whose amino-acid sequence MNWDPTPSETGISRRSFLAAGAAGAALTTSGCTDYVRNAVGKAVNGQLSLSIATVPADADRQGIQIARRLETALQQAGIDVSIDMRSPSELLKAVLIEHDFDLYVGHHPAGYDPDFLYEMLHSSFATEAGWQNPFGFTNMVFDTLLEDQRRAKGEQRKRLVQSVLRSLAESKPFEPICRPDEYRVASTDRFDGWDEANLTTRHGYLEPESTGDGNELLALKTDARPTSNLNPLSATMRERDTMIDLLYDSLGTVHEGEVQPWLAKDNITWAEANPTDEQGPTLTATVSLHEDCRFHDGERLTAEDVAFTYRFLEDTSLGRAPTPSPAPRYQSHIDVVDRITVDGEYELTFSMNGNRVVGKRALTVPILPKHFWRELVDQRAADGEFTAPQGRWIAATGDHIPPIGSGPFQFESRTEDDQLVLTQFDDHFTLRDDIELPSPSVEELRFDIAPNSETTIRQVVDGNADLTASALDANTLDAVPESTDIEQLHHPSRTFYHVGFNVRNAPFSNTHFRRAVTQLIPKQAIVDEVFYGHATPTATPVTDEWVPDRLTWDGEDPVTPFLGSNGELNVAAAKAAFETAGFRYDDNGRLLGGY is encoded by the coding sequence ATGAATTGGGACCCCACTCCCTCTGAGACCGGCATCAGCCGTCGTTCGTTTCTGGCTGCCGGGGCAGCGGGGGCCGCACTCACCACGAGCGGCTGTACCGACTACGTGCGCAACGCGGTCGGGAAAGCCGTCAACGGACAACTGTCGCTGTCCATCGCCACGGTACCGGCGGACGCAGATAGACAGGGCATTCAGATCGCCCGTCGACTCGAGACGGCCCTCCAACAGGCCGGAATCGACGTCTCGATCGACATGCGGTCGCCGTCGGAGTTGCTGAAAGCGGTGCTGATCGAGCACGATTTCGACCTCTACGTCGGCCATCATCCTGCCGGATACGACCCCGATTTCCTCTATGAGATGCTCCACTCCTCGTTCGCCACCGAAGCCGGCTGGCAGAACCCCTTCGGGTTCACCAACATGGTCTTCGATACGCTGCTTGAGGACCAGCGGCGAGCCAAAGGAGAGCAACGAAAGCGGCTCGTCCAGTCGGTGTTGAGATCGCTCGCAGAGTCCAAACCCTTCGAACCGATCTGTCGGCCCGACGAGTATCGCGTCGCCAGTACGGACCGCTTCGACGGCTGGGACGAGGCCAATCTCACGACTCGCCACGGCTATCTCGAGCCCGAGTCGACCGGCGATGGCAACGAGTTGCTCGCGCTCAAAACGGATGCTCGTCCAACGAGTAACCTCAACCCACTATCGGCAACGATGCGAGAGCGGGACACGATGATCGACCTGCTCTATGACTCGCTGGGAACCGTCCACGAGGGCGAGGTACAGCCCTGGCTTGCCAAGGACAACATAACGTGGGCGGAGGCGAACCCGACCGACGAGCAGGGCCCGACGCTGACCGCGACGGTCTCGCTCCACGAAGACTGTCGGTTCCACGATGGTGAACGGCTAACCGCCGAGGACGTCGCCTTTACCTACCGGTTCCTCGAAGATACGTCACTCGGACGAGCGCCAACACCCTCGCCGGCACCGCGATATCAGAGCCACATCGACGTGGTCGACCGGATTACGGTCGACGGCGAGTACGAACTGACGTTCTCGATGAATGGGAATCGAGTGGTCGGCAAACGGGCACTGACTGTGCCGATCCTGCCGAAACACTTCTGGCGTGAGCTTGTCGACCAGCGTGCAGCCGATGGCGAGTTTACTGCACCACAGGGACGGTGGATCGCTGCGACGGGCGATCACATTCCGCCGATCGGCAGTGGACCGTTCCAGTTCGAGAGTCGGACAGAGGATGATCAGCTCGTCCTCACACAGTTTGACGATCACTTCACGCTCCGAGACGATATCGAACTTCCCAGTCCATCCGTCGAGGAGCTTCGGTTTGATATCGCTCCCAACAGTGAGACGACGATCAGACAGGTGGTTGATGGCAACGCTGACCTGACGGCGTCGGCACTTGACGCCAATACGCTAGATGCGGTCCCCGAATCCACGGACATCGAGCAGTTACACCACCCCTCGCGGACGTTCTACCACGTCGGATTCAACGTCCGAAACGCACCCTTCAGCAACACGCACTTCCGCCGTGCGGTCACGCAGTTGATTCCAAAGCAAGCGATCGTCGACGAGGTCTTCTATGGACACGCAACCCCGACCGCGACGCCGGTGACAGACGAATGGGTCCCCGACCGTCTCACGTGGGACGGCGAGGATCCGGTGACACCGTTCCTTGGCTCGAACGGCGAACTCAACGTGGCGGCGGCGAAAGCGGCGTTCGAGACTGCCGGCTTTCGGTACGATGATAACGGTCGCTTGCTTGGAGGCTACTAG
- a CDS encoding ribonuclease P protein component 4, whose amino-acid sequence MDIAAERIERLHDLARAAAADGDDELARYYVRLARRVAERNRLTLPRTFRRFTCDECDAYLRPGDNARVRLQDSHVVITCECGAHARYPYD is encoded by the coding sequence ATGGACATCGCTGCCGAACGGATCGAGCGCCTTCACGACCTCGCTCGAGCGGCGGCAGCGGACGGCGACGACGAGTTGGCTCGCTACTACGTCCGTCTTGCGCGACGGGTCGCAGAGCGGAACCGCCTCACGCTGCCGCGGACGTTTCGCCGGTTTACGTGCGACGAGTGTGATGCGTACCTCCGGCCGGGAGACAACGCTCGCGTCAGGTTGCAAGACAGCCACGTCGTCATCACTTGTGAGTGCGGTGCCCACGCTCGATATCCCTACGACTGA
- a CDS encoding YhbY family RNA-binding protein, which produces MDNQERKRRAHDLDVTVWVGKSGVDAVVDELNDQLTDRDLVKVKFLRAARAGSSTDEKAADLAERVNADLVDTRGHTAVLYR; this is translated from the coding sequence ATGGATAACCAGGAACGCAAGCGCCGCGCACACGACCTCGACGTGACCGTCTGGGTCGGCAAAAGCGGCGTCGATGCCGTCGTCGACGAACTCAACGACCAGCTAACCGACAGAGATCTCGTGAAAGTGAAATTCCTGCGGGCCGCCCGTGCCGGGAGCTCGACCGACGAGAAAGCAGCCGACCTCGCGGAGCGTGTCAACGCTGACCTCGTCGACACGCGTGGACATACCGCGGTGTTGTATCGATGA
- a CDS encoding mechanosensitive ion channel family protein, which produces MSVGSAGLLQLQGGNAELGLIGGALEEAGLSAAQAGLAEGAIKFVVAFAAIWVIGRLVFVPLIERALDRRDLDEHAKNPLLLLTRFGVAFLALAVAFSFAGFGNLLVSMAGIAAAGAFAIGLAMQNVISNFVAGVFIYMDKPFRIGDWIEWDDGTYAGVVEDISLRVTRVRTFDNELLTVPNSSLTESPLKNPVDADKLRLKFVFGIGYDDDIQQATDIIVEEAERHPDIMTDPAPSVRLTELGSSDVGLQSRFWIENPSRADFVRTRGEYVTAVKQRFDEEDIDIPYPVRTLEGGLEFESASGQSVVQPAE; this is translated from the coding sequence ATGAGCGTCGGTTCCGCGGGCCTGCTTCAGCTTCAGGGTGGGAACGCGGAGCTCGGCCTGATCGGCGGGGCGCTCGAGGAGGCGGGGCTCTCGGCGGCACAGGCAGGGTTAGCCGAGGGTGCGATCAAATTCGTCGTCGCGTTTGCAGCGATCTGGGTGATCGGTCGGCTGGTGTTCGTTCCGCTGATCGAGCGGGCTCTCGACAGACGCGATCTCGACGAGCACGCCAAGAACCCGCTGTTGTTGCTCACGCGCTTTGGCGTCGCGTTCCTCGCGCTTGCGGTCGCGTTTAGCTTCGCCGGCTTCGGTAACCTCCTCGTCTCGATGGCTGGCATCGCGGCAGCCGGCGCATTCGCGATCGGGCTGGCAATGCAGAACGTGATCTCGAACTTCGTGGCTGGCGTCTTCATCTACATGGACAAGCCGTTCCGCATCGGCGACTGGATCGAGTGGGACGACGGGACGTATGCGGGCGTCGTAGAAGACATCAGCCTCCGCGTGACCCGCGTGCGCACGTTCGACAACGAACTGCTGACGGTCCCGAACTCGTCGCTCACCGAGAGTCCCCTCAAAAACCCCGTCGACGCCGACAAACTCCGACTGAAGTTCGTCTTCGGGATCGGCTACGACGACGACATCCAGCAGGCGACCGACATCATCGTCGAGGAAGCCGAGCGCCATCCCGACATCATGACCGATCCCGCACCCTCCGTCCGGCTGACGGAACTGGGTTCGTCCGACGTCGGATTGCAGTCTCGCTTCTGGATCGAAAACCCATCCCGCGCCGATTTCGTTCGAACGCGCGGCGAGTACGTCACCGCGGTCAAACAACGCTTTGACGAGGAGGACATCGACATCCCCTACCCCGTCCGCACGCTCGAGGGGGGCCTCGAGTTCGAGAGCGCCAGCGGCCAGAGCGTCGTGCAGCCGGCCGAATAA